From the genome of Rhizobacter sp. AJA081-3:
CTGCGCGGCAACTGACCCCCGACTCGAACACGGCGCAGGTGATCTGGCCCAGCTGACAGTAGCGCACCGCGTCCATCAACACTGCCAACACGCTGCCGTTGTCGATCACGGCTTGCTGATGGTGCTGCAGTTGCCGAGGGAGCCCGGCCCATGGCGGACCGGCCAGTCCTCCTCCAGCATGCCGAGAAGCTGTCAGTCACCAACGACTGTTCATGGCCGACAGCGTGAGTAGGCGACCGTGCCGGAAAGCTGACCTCGGGCGCGCGGCCCGGCATGCCGCGACGTCGATCCGCGGCAAGGAGTAAGACCTCGCGAAGGAGCATCGTTGTCGACCCTCAACTTGATGGGAGTCCATCATGGGATCCAACGTCAACGCTGTTCATCGCGAGCCGTGGAACAAGGGCAAGATCGTCGGTCAGAAAGCGCCGTTCAAGCTCAAGGACATCTGGGCTCTTCGTGTTCGTCTCCAGATGGAAAGCCGGGTGCGCGAGCTTGCCCTCTTCAACCTCGGGATCGACAGCAAGCTGCGCGGCTGCGACCTCGTCAGCCTCAAGGTCCGGGATATCTGCCACGGTGACCAGGTGGCGACACGCGCCGTGGTGATGCAGCACAAGACTCAGCGACCGGTGCAGTTCGAAATCACGCCGGCAACCCGCGATGCTGTTCAGAAGTGGATCAAGCAGGCCGGGCTGAAGGCCGAAGACTTCGTGTTCCCGAGCCGCATCCACGACTCACCACATCTGGGAACGAGGCAGTACGCTCGAATCCTTGGTGGCTGGGTTGAGGAGCTCGGCCTCGATCCCGCCGAGTACGGCACGCACTCGATGCGCCGCACCAAGGCCACATTGATCTACCGGCGAACCAAGAACTTGCGGGCCGTGCAACTGCTGCTCGGCCACTCCAAGCTCGAGTCGACGGTGCGGTACCTCGGCATCGAGGTCGACGACGCGCTGGAGATCTCTGAGCAGACCGAGATCTGATCGGAGAGTGCCGCGGGCCGGCCGGGCGGCTTTTCCAGCCGAACGGCCAGCCCGAAAGTCCCGAAAGGCGGCTCTCTGGAGCAGCCACGAACTGGAGCTCTCGGCCATGAGCGGACGGTGGGTCCTATGCCCGATAGCGGTCCCTCAGCGACAGATCTTCGAGTGCCAGGGCAGACACTTCCTGCGTCTCACTCGTCGACCCGACGCGATATCGCACTCACGATCGCTTCTCGGAGTTCGAGCAGAGGAGCCCTCAGCGCATCGACTACGGCTTCCACGCGCTCAACGCTCGACACGCTGACATTCAACGAATAGCAGGTCTCCCCCAATGCGATGGGGGCGGCGAGGGCAACCACTTCCGGCTGCCAGGAGGCGGCGCAGAAACCCGAGTCGCGCACGCTCATGATGGACTGCTCGATCTCCGCCAACAGCGGCGGCCATTGCTTTCCTCGCCGCGCCTTGAAGACTTCGTACAAAGCCTTGCGCCGCGCCGTCGAGGTCGTGGCCAGGTAGACACGTCCGAGCGAAGTCAACTCCATGGGCACGCGCTGACCAGACACGACGTTGCGAAACGCGACCCGGCGGCTGTAGCGGATGGATTCCAGGTAGACCATCTCGTCCCGATCCGGTGCGGCCAGACCGACATTGATGCGCTGACTCTCGGCAAGCGCCCGCATCAGCGGCGCGGCGATCTGCAGGATCGTCGATCCGGATCGCATGGCATGCGCAAGGCTCAGCACGGCCGGCGCCAGTCGGTAGCCCTTGCGCAGCGGTTCCTGCTGCAGCATCCCCATGCCCACGAGTGTTTGACTCAAGCGGCTGACGGTTGCCCGCGACAAGCCGGTGCGGTCAGCCAGTTCGCCGTTGCCCAGAAGATCCGAACCGGGTCGGAAGGCGCGAAGGATCTCAACGCCGCGCTCCAGAGAACGATTGGCCGGCGAGGTGCCGGGCTTGTCAGTGGATGTCCTCTTCGGCTCCGTGGGCATCGGTGTTCCCCTTGAAGTTATCTGCTGCCGCGAAGACAGACGCAACGCCGCCTATTTCCATTCTATGGAAATCAAAGGCAGACATCGCTGCCCCCTCCGCCTACTCTTCGGATCACGCAGACGCCACTCGAATCGAAGTGCCCCAGCACTCCGGCAGATGCACGGTCCACTCATCAGGAGACAGTCGTGATTGCACGCAACACCGTCCTGCGGCGGCTCGCCGCCTTCGTCTTCGCCAGCGCGGCGTTCGCATCGACCCACGCTGTCGCGGCCTATCCCGACAAGCCCATCCGCCTGGTCGTGCCGTTTGCCCCGGGCGGCGGCACCGACCTGGTCGCCCGCACGCTTGCCGTCGGTATGGGCAAGGAATTGGGACAGCAGGTCATCATCGACAACAAGCCCGGTGCGGGCACGATCATCGGCACCGACAGCGTCGCCAAGAGCCCGGCGGATGGCTACAGCATCGTCATCGCGACCTTCGCCCATGCCGTCAACCCGAGCCTGATGGCGAAGCTGCCGTTCGACACCAGCAAGGCCTTCGCACCGATCTCGCTGATTGCCAAGGGACCGAACGTCCTGGTCGTGCGGGCCGACAGCCCCTTCAAATCGGTCAAGGACGTGATTGCAGCGGCCAAAGCCAAGCCTGGCAAGCTGACCTACGCCTCGCAGGGCAACGGCACCTCCGCGCATCTGGCGGGTGAGATGTTCACCAACCTGGCCAAGGTCGAGATGACCCACGTGCCCTACCGCGGCGCGGGCCCGGCCATCACCGACCTGCTCGGTGGCCAGGTCGACATGATCTTCGGCACGGCCGCCGCCGTTGCGAGCTTCGTCGACAGCGGCAAGCTTCGGGCGATCGGCGTCACCTCCGTGAGCCCCTCCCCGGCGCTGAAGGGCGTGGCGCCCATCGGCCAGGACGTGGCGGGCTACCAGGTGGAAAGCTGGTATGGCCTGTACGCCCCGACCGGCACCCCGGCCGACGTGATCGCCAAGCTCAGTTCTGCTGCCAAGAAAGCAGCCGCGAGCCCCGACTTCGCCCAGAAGATCGAGCAAGAAGGTTTGACGATCGTCGCGAGCGACCCTGCCGAACTCGACCGCTACGTGAAGGCCGAAGAAGTGCGCTGGAAAAAGATCGTCAAGGAGAACAACATCAAGTCGGAATGAGACGGCTCGCTGAATTCGATTCGGAGAACACCATGAGCTTCACCTTGATTGACCTGAAGGTCGAATCCGCGATCGCGACGATCACCCTGAACCGCCCCGACAAGCGCAACGCGATGAGCGACGCGATGCGCGGCGAGTTCATCGAGGCGCTGGAGATGGTCGCGGCCGACAAGGCCATCAAGGCCCTGGTGCTGACCGGCGCCGGCAAGGGCTTCTGCGCCGGCGGCGACATCAGCGGCATGGAGAAGCGCATGAACGCGCCAGCAGGCGAGGTGGGCTTCAACGGCTGGCACCGACAGCAGCGTGTGCACCACACGCAGGCCCTGCTGCACACGATGCCCAAGCCCGTGATCGCGGCGGTCAACGGCGCAGCGTCCGGCCTGGGCGCCGACACGGCGCTGGCCTGCGACTTCATCATCGCCAGCGAGTGGGCGAACTTCACCTGGTCCTACATCCACCGCGGGATCATCCCGGACGGCGGTGGCATGTACTTCCTGCCGCGTCGCGTGGGCTTGGCCAAGGCCAAGGAACTGATCTTCACCGGCCGCAAGGTCGATGTGGACGAAGCCCTGAAGCTGGGCATCGTCGACCGCAAGACCTCCGGCGACACCCTGCTGCAAGACGCTCAGGCCTGGGCGGCCGAACTCGGCAAGGGCTCGTCGACCGCACTGGCGCTGACCAAGACCATCCTGAACCAGAGCTTCGAGTTGTCTTCGCACGACGTGTTCGCGCAGGGCAGCCAGGCCCAGGGCATCTGCTACACGAGCACCGAGCACCGCGATTCGGTGATGGCCTTCCTGGCGAAGTCGGCACCCGCCGCGCAGGAGTGAAAAGGATGGATGCGATCTCTCGCCTTCTTCAGCCCCGGAGCGTCGCCATCATCGGCGCCTCGGCCGACCCGACCAAGACCGCCGGCCGCCCCGTGGCCTACCTGCAGAAGCACGGCTATGCCGGGCAGATCCTGCCGGTGAATCCCAAGGCCGACCGCATCGGCGATCTGCCTTGCTACGCCGACATCGCCTCGCTGCCCGTGGTGCCCGACGTGGGCATCGTGCTGCTCGGCGCCGAGCGTGCGCATCTGGCCGTGCGTGACCTGGCCGCACGCGGCACCGCTGCCGCCATCGTGCTGGCCAGCGGCTACACCGAGACCGGCGAAGACGGCGCGCGCCGCCAGCGGCAACTGATCGAAGCGGCCGGCTCGATGCGCATCCTGGGGCCGAACACCATCGGCCTGGTGAACCTCACCGACAAGATCGTGCTGTCGGCCACCGGCGCCCTGGAGATGGACCACTTTCCCGTGGGCGGCATCGGTGTCGTGTCGCAGAGCGGCGGCATCCTCGGCTCGCTGCTGTCGCGTGCCTCGGCGCGCGGCATCGGCCTTTCCAAGCTGATCTCCACCAGCAATGAAGTCGACCTGGAACTGGCCGACTTCATCGACCACCTGGCCGACGACGACGCCACCAAGGTCATCGCTCTCTACGTCGAGACGGTACGCAACCCACAGAAGTTCCGCGCCGCTGCGCTCAAGGCCGCCCGCGCAGGCAAGCCCGTCGTTGCCTTCAAGATCGGCCGCTCGGAAGCCGGCGCCGCCGCCGCGGTGTCGCACACCGGCGCCATGGCCGGGGCCGACCGCATGTACGACGCGCTGTTTCGGCAGACCGGCGTGATCCGCGCACAGAGCTTCAGCGATTTGCTGGACATCCCCGTCGCACTGGCCACCGGCCGCAAGCTGCGCGGCAACCGCGTGGCCATCCTCACCTCCACCGGCGGAGCCGGCACGCTGGTCAGCGACGACCTCGGCCTGCACGGCTTCGACACCCCGCCACCCGACGCCGCCACCGCCGAGGCGCTGCGCGCCCTGCAGACCGGCAGCGAGGCGGTGCTCGACCGCAACCCCATCGACGTGACGCTGGCCGGCCTGCGGCCGGATCTGCTGCGTGGCGCCATCACCGCGCTGCTCGCCAGTCCCAGCTACGACGCGCTGACCATCATCGTCGGCTCGTCGAGCCTCGCGCAGCCGGAGCTGATGGCCGGCGCGATCCAGGACTGCCTGCCGCTGACCGACAAGCCGGTATTGGCCTACATCAGCCCGCATGCGCCCGAGGTCGGCGCGCTGCTGACCCAACGCGGCGTTCCTGCGTTCGCTGCCGCAGAGAGCTGCACCGCGGCCTTGGGTGCCATGCTCCAGGCCGGTCGTTTCGTCGCTCCCGACGAGTCGCAGACCGCGGTTCCGGCCGTGTCGGTGGACGACTTCACGCCGGGCTCGATGGACGAAGCACAGGCCAAGCAGCTCTTCGCACGCTTCGGCGTGCCCTGTGCAGGCGAAATCATCGTGCGTTCTCCGACTGAAGCCGAGGCGGCTGCGCGCAAGCTGTCGGGTCCGAGCGGTGGGCGCGTGGTGCTGAAGATCCTGTCTTCGCAAATCACGCACAAGAGCGATGTCGGCGGCGTGGCTGTCGGCCTGACTGCCGAGACCGTGGGATCGCGCCTGACGCAGATGGCATCCGAGGTCGAGACCAAGGCCGGTGTGCGCCCGCAGCGTTACCTGGTGCAGGAAATGGTCGGCGGCGGGACCGAACTCATCCTCGGCATGCACCGCGACCCTTTGGGCACGGCCATCCTGCTGGGCATGGGCGGCGTCACGGCGGAACTGTTCAAGGACACGACGATGCGCCTGCTACCGGCCGACGCCAACGGACTCGCGACGCTCAGCCGCGCCGAGGCCCTGAGCATGGCGAAGGACCTGAAGACCTGGCCGCTGCTGGACGGATTCCGCGGGCGAGCCAAGGCCGACGTGGAAGCACTGGTCGACGCCATCGTGGCCTTCTCGCGCATGGCCGCGCAGCTGGGCGAGCGCCTGGTCGAAGCCGAGATCAATCCGGTCTTCGTGCTGCCGCAAGGGCAAGGCGTGCGCGCCGCCGACGGCGTGGTCGTGCTGGCCTGAGGGACAGTGATGCGGCAGCAGCGCGTGCGCCTCGAGCGTGACGGTGACATCGCCGTCATCGTCATCGACAACCCGCCCATCAACGCCGGCTCGGCGGCGGTGCGTGAAGGCCTGATGGCCGCCATCGCGACCCTCAAGTCGGATGCCAGCCTGCAGGGAGCCGTGCTCATCGGTGCCGGCAACACCTTCATCGCGGGCTCCGATCTGCGCGAATTCGGCCAGCCCCTGGCCGAGCCCCAATTGCCCACCGTGATCAAGGCCATCGAAGACTGCAGCAAGCCCGTGGTGGCGGCGCTGCACGGCGCAGCTCTCGGCGGAGGCTTCGAGCTGGCCCTGGGCTGCGATGCCCGTATCGCAGCGCCCGGCACCGTGGTGGGCCTGCCGGAAGTGACGCTGGGCATCATCCCTGGTGCCGGCGGCACGCAGCGGTTGCCGCGCATCGTGGGCATCCCGCGCGCCATCGCCATGATCTGCAGCGGCGAGCGTGTGGGCAGTGCTGCGGCCCTGGCCGCAGGTTTGATCGACGCCGAAGCGGAAGGCGACTTGCGCGCTGCGGCGGTGGGCCATGCGCGCCAGCTGACCGGCCGCAAGCAGCGCCTGCGCGACCGTGCAGTGCCAGCGGCAGGTGCCAGCGCCATCGCCGACGCCTCGGCCGCCGCGCTCAAGGCCGGCAAGCGCCGGCCCCAGGTGCAGGCCGCCATCGACGCCATCGTGGCCACGGCCAGCGTCGCCATCGACGACGGCCTGGCCGACGAACGTGCCGTCTTCCAGCGACTGCGCGTGTCACGCGAAGCCTTAGCACTGCGCCACCAGTTCTTCGCCGAACGCGACAGCGCCAAGCATCCGACATTGGAGGCTGCGAAGCCGCGCGACATCCGGCACATCGCCGTCATCGGCGCCGGCACCATGGGCTCCGGCATCGCCATCGCCGCGCTGGACGCCGGATACGAGGTGCTGTTGCTGGAGCAGGAAGCGGCGGCGCTGGAACGGGGCGCGACCCGCATCCACGAGCACTACGCCAGCCGTGTCAAGGGCGGCAAGATCAATGCCGCCGTGGCGGCGGCCTGCGAGGCCCGCCTCACCACCAGCCTGGACTGGCCGCGCATCGCCGAGGCCGACCTGGTCATCGAGGCCGTGTTCGAGGAGTTGGGCGTCAAGCAGCAGGTCTTCCAGCGCATCGACGCGCTGTCCCGACCCGGCGCCGTGCTGGCATCGAACACGTCCTATCTCGACCTCGACGCGATCGCTGCGGCAACCTCGCGCCCGCAGGACGTCATCGGCCTGCACTTCTTCAGCCCGGCCAACGTGATGAAGCTGATGGAGATCGTGCGCGGCAAGGCCTCGGCGCCTGACGCCCTGGCCACCGGCCTGGCCGTCGGCCGCAAGCTGAAGAAGCTGCCGGTACTCACTGGCAATGCCTTCGGCTTCGTCGGCAATCGCCTGTATGCCGCCTACCGCCGTCAGTGCGAGTTCATGGTGGAAGAAGGCGCCTCCCCGGAACAGGTGGACGCCGCCCTGGAGGCGTTCGGCTTTGCCATGGGCCCCTTCGCCGTGGCGGACCTGTCGGGCCTGGACATTGCCTGGCGCATGCGCCAGGCGCAGGTGGCCACGCGAGATCCGGCGGCGCGCTACGTGCACATCGCAGACCGCCTGTGCGAAACCGGCCGTCTGGGCCGCAAGACCGGCGCCGGTTATTACCGGTACCCCGAAGGCGCGTCGCGCCCGCAGGTGGATCCCGCCGTGGCCGCGTTGATCGCGAAGGCGCGCAGCGACAAGGGCATCGCGCCCCGAGAACTGGTTGCCGAAGAGATCCAGCGCCTGGTGATGCTGACACTGGTCAATGAAGCCGCGCTGCTGCTGGCCGAAGGCGTTGCCGAGCGGGCTACCGATGTCGACGTGGTGCTGGTCAACGGCTACGGCTTCCCGCGCTGGGAAGGCGGGCCGGTGTTCTGGGCCCGCGAGCGAGGTGCCGAAGCGCTGCGAGCCGACCTCGACGAATTGGGAGCCTTGAGCGGACCGGGGTTCGTGCGTGGCGATGTCAATCAACTGCTCGACACGAAAGCCTGAGATGCTGGCCACCCAAGTCTTCGCGCGCTTCGCACACGAGGCGTCCCGGCGCGCGCTGCCGTCCGAGGTGCTGCACCACGCGCAGCGCGCCGTGATCGACTGGTATGCCTCGCTCTATCCTGGCCTGGCCATGCCGGCGGTTCAGGTGCTGGAAGCCACGCTGGCCGAAGACCTGGACCGAGGTCATGCGCGCCTGGCGCTCGGCCGCGCAGCCACACCGCGCGCGGCAGCCCTGATCAACGGCACGGCGGCCCATGCCGCCGAGGTGGACGACAGTTTCCGCGATGCGATGTACCACCCGGGAGCCGCGACCATTGCGGCGGCGCTTGCGGCCGCACAGGCCACGAAGGCAACCGGCCTCGACTTCCTGCGTGCGGTGGTCCTCGGCTATGAGGTCTCCACGCGCATTGGCGTGGTGATGGGCCGGCCTCACTACAGGTTCTGGCACAACACCGGGACGATGGGCAGCTTCGGCGCCGCCGCGGCGGCAGGCAGTGTGATGCGTCTGGATGAAGACAGCTTCGCGCAGGCCCTGGCCCTGGCTGCCACGTTCACCGCCGGGCTGCAGCAGTCCTTCCGGACCGAGGCCATGGCCAAGCCCCTGCATGCAGGCCGCGCGGCCGAGGCCGGCGTGCTGGCCGCGCAACTGGCGGCGCGCGGCATGCGCAGTTCACTGGACGTTCTGGAAGGCGAGTCCGGCCTCGGCCACGCGATGAGCAACGGCCCCGACTGGTCGCAGGTCGGCGCCACCCTGGGCAGCGACTGGCACATCACCCGACTGACCTTCAAGAACCACATCGGCTGCGGCCACACGTTCGCGGCCATCGACGGCGCGCTGGCTCTGCAGCGGGTGCACGGCTTTTCCCACGCCGACATCGAGTCCATGCATCTGGGGGTCTACCAGCCGACGCTGGACATCGCGCCGCACGTGGATCCACAGAATGCGGACCAGGCCCGCTTCAGCCTGCACTACATGGTGGCCTCGGCGCTGGTGCACGGCAGCGTGCGCCTGTCCGCCTATGAGCCGGCGCGCCTGAATGACCCGGCCACGCGAGCGCTGATGCAACGCATCACCAAGTCGCTCGATCCGGAGGTCGACGCCGGGTTCCCGGGTCGGCGCGCCGCCCGCGTGTCGATCACGCTGCTCGATGGCCGCCGGCTGTCCCATCTGCAACCGGACCGCAAGGGCGACCCCGAACTGCCCCTGAGCGATGCCGACCTGGAAGGCAAGCTGCTCGAACTGGCGGCACCCGTCATCGGTGAAGTCGAGGCGCGCGCGCTGCTCG
Proteins encoded in this window:
- a CDS encoding tyrosine-type recombinase/integrase, coding for MGSNVNAVHREPWNKGKIVGQKAPFKLKDIWALRVRLQMESRVRELALFNLGIDSKLRGCDLVSLKVRDICHGDQVATRAVVMQHKTQRPVQFEITPATRDAVQKWIKQAGLKAEDFVFPSRIHDSPHLGTRQYARILGGWVEELGLDPAEYGTHSMRRTKATLIYRRTKNLRAVQLLLGHSKLESTVRYLGIEVDDALEISEQTEI
- a CDS encoding IclR family transcriptional regulator, which gives rise to MPTEPKRTSTDKPGTSPANRSLERGVEILRAFRPGSDLLGNGELADRTGLSRATVSRLSQTLVGMGMLQQEPLRKGYRLAPAVLSLAHAMRSGSTILQIAAPLMRALAESQRINVGLAAPDRDEMVYLESIRYSRRVAFRNVVSGQRVPMELTSLGRVYLATTSTARRKALYEVFKARRGKQWPPLLAEIEQSIMSVRDSGFCAASWQPEVVALAAPIALGETCYSLNVSVSSVERVEAVVDALRAPLLELREAIVSAISRRVDE
- a CDS encoding tripartite tricarboxylate transporter substrate binding protein, with the protein product MRRLAAFVFASAAFASTHAVAAYPDKPIRLVVPFAPGGGTDLVARTLAVGMGKELGQQVIIDNKPGAGTIIGTDSVAKSPADGYSIVIATFAHAVNPSLMAKLPFDTSKAFAPISLIAKGPNVLVVRADSPFKSVKDVIAAAKAKPGKLTYASQGNGTSAHLAGEMFTNLAKVEMTHVPYRGAGPAITDLLGGQVDMIFGTAAAVASFVDSGKLRAIGVTSVSPSPALKGVAPIGQDVAGYQVESWYGLYAPTGTPADVIAKLSSAAKKAAASPDFAQKIEQEGLTIVASDPAELDRYVKAEEVRWKKIVKENNIKSE
- a CDS encoding enoyl-CoA hydratase/isomerase family protein, with amino-acid sequence MSFTLIDLKVESAIATITLNRPDKRNAMSDAMRGEFIEALEMVAADKAIKALVLTGAGKGFCAGGDISGMEKRMNAPAGEVGFNGWHRQQRVHHTQALLHTMPKPVIAAVNGAASGLGADTALACDFIIASEWANFTWSYIHRGIIPDGGGMYFLPRRVGLAKAKELIFTGRKVDVDEALKLGIVDRKTSGDTLLQDAQAWAAELGKGSSTALALTKTILNQSFELSSHDVFAQGSQAQGICYTSTEHRDSVMAFLAKSAPAAQE
- a CDS encoding acetate--CoA ligase family protein, with amino-acid sequence MDAISRLLQPRSVAIIGASADPTKTAGRPVAYLQKHGYAGQILPVNPKADRIGDLPCYADIASLPVVPDVGIVLLGAERAHLAVRDLAARGTAAAIVLASGYTETGEDGARRQRQLIEAAGSMRILGPNTIGLVNLTDKIVLSATGALEMDHFPVGGIGVVSQSGGILGSLLSRASARGIGLSKLISTSNEVDLELADFIDHLADDDATKVIALYVETVRNPQKFRAAALKAARAGKPVVAFKIGRSEAGAAAAVSHTGAMAGADRMYDALFRQTGVIRAQSFSDLLDIPVALATGRKLRGNRVAILTSTGGAGTLVSDDLGLHGFDTPPPDAATAEALRALQTGSEAVLDRNPIDVTLAGLRPDLLRGAITALLASPSYDALTIIVGSSSLAQPELMAGAIQDCLPLTDKPVLAYISPHAPEVGALLTQRGVPAFAAAESCTAALGAMLQAGRFVAPDESQTAVPAVSVDDFTPGSMDEAQAKQLFARFGVPCAGEIIVRSPTEAEAAARKLSGPSGGRVVLKILSSQITHKSDVGGVAVGLTAETVGSRLTQMASEVETKAGVRPQRYLVQEMVGGGTELILGMHRDPLGTAILLGMGGVTAELFKDTTMRLLPADANGLATLSRAEALSMAKDLKTWPLLDGFRGRAKADVEALVDAIVAFSRMAAQLGERLVEAEINPVFVLPQGQGVRAADGVVVLA
- a CDS encoding 3-hydroxyacyl-CoA dehydrogenase NAD-binding domain-containing protein, which gives rise to MRQQRVRLERDGDIAVIVIDNPPINAGSAAVREGLMAAIATLKSDASLQGAVLIGAGNTFIAGSDLREFGQPLAEPQLPTVIKAIEDCSKPVVAALHGAALGGGFELALGCDARIAAPGTVVGLPEVTLGIIPGAGGTQRLPRIVGIPRAIAMICSGERVGSAAALAAGLIDAEAEGDLRAAAVGHARQLTGRKQRLRDRAVPAAGASAIADASAAALKAGKRRPQVQAAIDAIVATASVAIDDGLADERAVFQRLRVSREALALRHQFFAERDSAKHPTLEAAKPRDIRHIAVIGAGTMGSGIAIAALDAGYEVLLLEQEAAALERGATRIHEHYASRVKGGKINAAVAAACEARLTTSLDWPRIAEADLVIEAVFEELGVKQQVFQRIDALSRPGAVLASNTSYLDLDAIAAATSRPQDVIGLHFFSPANVMKLMEIVRGKASAPDALATGLAVGRKLKKLPVLTGNAFGFVGNRLYAAYRRQCEFMVEEGASPEQVDAALEAFGFAMGPFAVADLSGLDIAWRMRQAQVATRDPAARYVHIADRLCETGRLGRKTGAGYYRYPEGASRPQVDPAVAALIAKARSDKGIAPRELVAEEIQRLVMLTLVNEAALLLAEGVAERATDVDVVLVNGYGFPRWEGGPVFWARERGAEALRADLDELGALSGPGFVRGDVNQLLDTKA
- a CDS encoding MmgE/PrpD family protein; translated protein: MLATQVFARFAHEASRRALPSEVLHHAQRAVIDWYASLYPGLAMPAVQVLEATLAEDLDRGHARLALGRAATPRAAALINGTAAHAAEVDDSFRDAMYHPGAATIAAALAAAQATKATGLDFLRAVVLGYEVSTRIGVVMGRPHYRFWHNTGTMGSFGAAAAAGSVMRLDEDSFAQALALAATFTAGLQQSFRTEAMAKPLHAGRAAEAGVLAAQLAARGMRSSLDVLEGESGLGHAMSNGPDWSQVGATLGSDWHITRLTFKNHIGCGHTFAAIDGALALQRVHGFSHADIESMHLGVYQPTLDIAPHVDPQNADQARFSLHYMVASALVHGSVRLSAYEPARLNDPATRALMQRITKSLDPEVDAGFPGRRAARVSITLLDGRRLSHLQPDRKGDPELPLSDADLEGKLLELAAPVIGEVEARALLARIWALPTNATLPT